From one Microbacterium aurum genomic stretch:
- a CDS encoding AAA family ATPase codes for MTTSPDRETTLSLTDAGDACRRVIDEVERAVVGKRQALELVLTAVVAGCHVLLEDYPGLGKTLAARSFARALGLDFQRAQFTPDQLPADLTGSYVYDQSRGEFTFRAGPLFAGFLLADEINRTPPKTQAALLEAMQEHQVTVEGRTHPLPRPFHVMATANPVETEGTYPLPEAQLDRFLLRLRFGYPDEADEWEILSRRIARRTDDIETAQVLDAETLMAVQRAAEDVFVHPAVGRYAVAVTAATRSDAAASVGASPRGSLALLTCGRARALIEGRDFVTPDDIKALAPAALAHRVTIRPELWLSGVSGEQVVRAAVDSVPVPAEYLPDAG; via the coding sequence GTGACCACCTCACCCGACCGCGAGACCACCCTGAGCCTCACCGACGCGGGCGATGCCTGCCGGCGCGTCATCGACGAGGTCGAGCGCGCCGTCGTCGGCAAGCGACAGGCGCTCGAACTCGTTCTCACCGCCGTCGTCGCAGGCTGTCACGTGCTGCTGGAGGACTACCCGGGCCTCGGCAAGACGCTCGCGGCGCGCAGTTTCGCCCGCGCTCTCGGGCTCGACTTCCAGCGTGCCCAGTTCACCCCCGACCAGCTGCCCGCAGACCTCACCGGCAGCTACGTGTACGACCAGTCGCGGGGCGAGTTCACCTTCCGCGCCGGTCCGCTGTTCGCCGGGTTCCTCCTCGCCGACGAGATCAATCGCACGCCGCCGAAGACCCAGGCCGCCCTCCTCGAGGCGATGCAGGAGCATCAGGTCACCGTCGAAGGGCGTACGCATCCGCTCCCCCGTCCCTTCCACGTCATGGCGACGGCCAACCCGGTCGAGACGGAGGGGACGTACCCGCTCCCCGAGGCGCAGCTGGACCGCTTCCTGCTGCGGCTGCGTTTCGGCTACCCGGACGAAGCCGACGAGTGGGAGATCCTCTCCCGCCGCATCGCGCGGCGCACCGATGACATCGAGACGGCCCAGGTGCTCGACGCCGAGACCCTGATGGCGGTGCAGCGCGCGGCGGAGGACGTCTTCGTCCATCCTGCGGTGGGCCGGTATGCGGTCGCGGTGACCGCCGCGACACGGAGCGACGCGGCCGCATCGGTGGGCGCGTCGCCGCGCGGCAGCCTGGCCCTCCTCACCTGTGGGCGCGCTCGTGCGCTCATCGAAGGTCGTGACTTCGTCACGCCCGACGACATCAAGGCGCTGGCGCCGGCCGCCCTCGCTCACCGGGTCACGATCCGTCCGGAGCTCTGGCTCAGCGGCGTGTCCGGCGAGCAGGTCGTCCGCGCCGCCGTCGACAGCGTCCCGGTGCCGGCCGAGTACCTCCCGGATGCCGGGTGA
- the def gene encoding peptide deformylase, giving the protein MAVLPIRIMGDPVLHSPAEPVAEITDEVRQLVADMFETMDAAPGVGLAAPQVGVGLRIYTYSYQDDDGQPWRGVIVNPELWMRPLVPGAPDPDDESEGCLSFPGERFPLRRSDEVLVTGIDLDGEPVRIQVDGWRARIMQHEFDHLDGILYIDRLDDGDWKTVQKLARKRGWGRPGAAWTPGVDEIDA; this is encoded by the coding sequence GTGGCTGTTCTTCCGATTCGCATCATGGGCGACCCCGTCCTGCACTCCCCCGCCGAGCCCGTGGCCGAGATCACCGACGAGGTCCGCCAGCTGGTCGCCGACATGTTCGAGACGATGGACGCAGCTCCCGGTGTCGGGCTCGCCGCCCCGCAGGTCGGCGTCGGGCTGCGCATCTACACCTACAGCTATCAGGACGATGACGGCCAGCCGTGGCGGGGTGTCATCGTCAACCCGGAACTGTGGATGCGCCCGCTCGTGCCCGGTGCGCCCGACCCCGACGACGAGTCGGAAGGATGCCTGTCCTTCCCCGGCGAGCGGTTCCCGCTGCGCCGCTCCGACGAAGTGCTGGTGACCGGGATCGACCTCGATGGGGAGCCGGTCCGCATCCAGGTGGACGGCTGGCGCGCGCGGATCATGCAGCACGAGTTCGACCATCTCGACGGCATCCTCTACATCGACCGGCTGGACGACGGCGACTGGAAGACGGTGCAGAAGCTCGCGCGCAAGCGCGGGTGGGGCCGCCCCGGCGCCGCGTGGACGCCGGGCGTGGACGAGATCGACGCGTAG
- a CDS encoding DUF58 domain-containing protein, whose translation MSSAGQTFRPTAALVRAVVLAAGTGVLALLSSQPALAVLAAPFVVWSVLGMLRRPPVDSPPPVAELSARAIAAGDAVDATVRATAADRVIDLALPPHAGADLAPPWGAVCGVETASVRVRPQRWGRLDLVDAVVRESDEVGLWHRDVRLRLGPIEVSPSAIVPGRGDAIPHPIGTAGIHPSRRAGDGSALADIRRYLPGDRLSRINWRVTSRTGILHTNATTADRDTDVLIVMDTLADVTTAELSGPFASSLDATVVAAASLAEHYLRLGDRVGVHDLGGVVGDLPPRSGIRQFSALTTRLARVSRADVGRRDLRRVQRLRPGTFAVVCSPLLDDDVLTEIAVLARRGAAVLVVDTLPDRIGRLERGPADRSGPLAHLLDPAPGSFWEEAWVLRRLQRDADVARLREVGIPVAPWQGVGGVATLAAALAAQRPTARAGGAPR comes from the coding sequence GTGAGCAGCGCCGGGCAGACCTTCCGCCCCACGGCGGCGCTCGTGCGCGCCGTCGTGCTGGCCGCGGGGACGGGGGTCCTCGCCCTGTTGAGCTCCCAGCCGGCCCTTGCCGTGCTCGCCGCGCCGTTCGTCGTGTGGAGCGTCCTCGGCATGCTCCGTCGGCCGCCCGTCGACAGTCCCCCGCCCGTCGCTGAGCTGTCGGCACGGGCGATCGCGGCCGGCGACGCCGTCGACGCGACCGTGCGGGCGACGGCGGCGGATCGGGTCATCGACCTCGCGCTGCCACCGCACGCCGGCGCGGATCTCGCGCCCCCGTGGGGCGCGGTCTGCGGCGTGGAGACGGCGAGCGTTCGAGTGCGCCCCCAGCGGTGGGGACGACTGGACCTCGTCGACGCCGTCGTCCGGGAGAGCGACGAGGTGGGGCTGTGGCATCGCGACGTGCGGCTGCGTCTCGGCCCGATCGAGGTGTCGCCGTCGGCGATCGTCCCCGGACGCGGCGACGCCATCCCTCATCCCATCGGCACCGCCGGCATCCACCCGTCCCGGCGTGCCGGGGACGGAAGCGCCCTCGCCGACATCCGCCGCTACCTCCCGGGCGATCGGCTGAGTCGCATCAACTGGCGGGTGACCTCGCGCACCGGCATCCTGCACACCAACGCGACGACCGCCGACCGCGACACCGACGTGCTCATCGTGATGGACACGCTGGCCGACGTCACGACGGCCGAGCTGTCCGGGCCGTTCGCGTCGAGCCTCGACGCCACCGTCGTGGCGGCGGCGTCGCTGGCCGAGCACTACCTGCGGCTGGGCGACCGCGTCGGGGTGCACGACCTCGGCGGCGTGGTGGGCGACCTGCCGCCGCGCAGCGGCATCCGCCAGTTCTCGGCGCTCACGACGCGACTGGCGCGCGTGAGCCGTGCCGACGTGGGACGGCGGGATCTGCGCCGGGTGCAGCGACTGCGCCCGGGCACCTTCGCCGTCGTGTGCTCGCCGCTCCTCGACGACGATGTCCTCACCGAGATCGCGGTGCTGGCGCGCCGCGGCGCCGCCGTGCTCGTCGTCGACACGCTGCCGGATCGGATCGGCCGGCTCGAACGCGGCCCCGCCGATCGGTCGGGGCCGCTGGCACATCTTCTCGATCCGGCGCCGGGCTCGTTCTGGGAGGAAGCCTGGGTGCTGCGCCGGCTGCAGCGCGATGCCGACGTCGCACGGCTGCGCGAGGTCGGCATTCCCGTCGCGCCCTGGCAGGGCGTCGGCGGGGTCGCGACGCTCGCGGCCGCCCTCGCCGCCCAGCGACCGACCGCACGCGCGGGCGGTGCCCCGCGATGA
- a CDS encoding amidohydrolase family protein, with protein MTERGYRFTGAVAIVADGRAEVGGDGDEARELVIRDGVVQSDARGDEIEIDATGCVLTPGLVNAHHHLLQSAFRTLPGTRGVPMATWLPTMAAAYARVGVDAELAAAAASVGVAEGLLCGVTTVADHHLTWPAGADDVAISTAVADAAGALGGRLVFVRGAARDDPQAAAAGAEAIAAAWSADGEAAGLARDGMLQLAVGPAGVHSDPRETFELLGEVAARHGLRRRTQANEQVDVDIARERYGLRPIDLLDEWGWLAPDVTLAHLCAVTDAEIARLAAAGVSATHAPGCDVPMGWGVAPVADLLAAGLAVGLGTSGGGSNDAGHLLADARLAMQVSGLVGPALPARTVLALATEGSARGLGRDELGHLRVGAAADVCVWDVSGAADAGVADPVAGLLWASPGRRPRDVFVAGRPVVRAGTLLTADEHAVATRLRRTLAARER; from the coding sequence GTGACCGAACGCGGATACCGCTTCACGGGGGCCGTCGCGATCGTCGCCGACGGCCGCGCCGAGGTCGGCGGCGACGGCGACGAGGCGCGGGAGCTCGTGATCCGCGACGGCGTCGTGCAGTCGGACGCGCGCGGCGACGAGATCGAGATCGACGCGACCGGGTGCGTGCTGACCCCGGGCCTCGTGAACGCCCATCATCACCTGCTGCAGAGCGCGTTCCGCACGCTGCCCGGGACGCGCGGCGTGCCCATGGCGACCTGGCTGCCGACGATGGCGGCCGCCTATGCGCGGGTGGGGGTGGATGCCGAGCTGGCCGCCGCCGCGGCATCCGTCGGCGTCGCCGAGGGGCTCCTGTGCGGTGTCACGACGGTCGCCGACCATCACCTGACCTGGCCCGCGGGAGCGGACGATGTCGCGATCTCAACGGCCGTCGCCGATGCCGCCGGGGCGCTCGGAGGACGCCTCGTGTTCGTCCGCGGTGCGGCGCGCGACGACCCGCAGGCCGCAGCCGCCGGGGCCGAGGCGATCGCGGCGGCGTGGTCGGCGGACGGCGAGGCCGCCGGCCTCGCGCGGGACGGGATGCTGCAGCTGGCCGTCGGGCCTGCCGGCGTGCACTCCGACCCGCGCGAGACGTTCGAGCTGCTGGGCGAGGTCGCCGCGCGGCACGGCCTGCGCCGGCGCACGCAGGCCAACGAACAGGTCGACGTCGACATCGCGCGGGAGCGCTACGGGCTGCGGCCGATCGATCTGCTCGATGAGTGGGGCTGGCTGGCGCCCGACGTCACGCTCGCGCACCTGTGCGCCGTCACCGACGCGGAGATCGCCCGTCTCGCGGCCGCCGGCGTCTCTGCGACGCACGCGCCCGGGTGCGATGTCCCCATGGGCTGGGGCGTCGCGCCCGTGGCGGATCTGCTCGCGGCGGGCCTCGCGGTGGGGCTGGGCACGAGCGGCGGCGGCTCCAACGACGCCGGCCATCTGCTCGCCGACGCGCGACTGGCGATGCAGGTGTCGGGCCTGGTCGGCCCGGCGCTGCCGGCCCGCACCGTGCTGGCACTCGCGACGGAGGGCTCGGCGCGGGGTCTCGGACGTGACGAGCTCGGCCATCTGCGGGTGGGGGCTGCCGCCGACGTGTGCGTCTGGGACGTCTCGGGCGCCGCGGACGCGGGCGTGGCGGATCCGGTGGCCGGACTGCTGTGGGCCTCCCCCGGTCGACGCCCCCGCGACGTGTTCGTCGCCGGCCGGCCCGTCGTGCGCGCGGGCACGCTGCTCACCGCGGACGAGCACGCCGTCGCGACCCGCCTGCGCCGCACCCTCGCCGCGCGCGAACGCTGA
- the dnaG gene encoding DNA primase, with protein MARIRQADVDEVKARTNIGDIIGERVALKSAGVGSLKGLCPFHDERSPSFHVRPQVGYYHCFGCGESGDVYSFLRAMDHLTFTEAVERLAGRIGYALHYEDGGAAPETSGRTRLYQANAAAADWFRAQLSSPEADAGRRFLGERGFDAGAAAHFGVGYAPKGWDGLRDALRAQGFSDEELSAAGLVSQGQRGVYDRFRGRVVWPIRDVTGQTIGFGARRLYDDDKGPKYLNTPETTIYKKAQVLYGLDLAKKDVSRSHRVVVVEGYTDVMACHLAGVTTAVATCGTAFGADHITVLRRVMGDDSTAGEVVFTFDPDAAGQKAALRAFADAKRFNAQTYVATGPEGLDPCDLRLERGDAAVRGMLDRKVPMFEFVIDQRLAGFDLASVEGRVGALRAAAPVVAELRDPLLQPEYVRVLARRLGMDTESVRREVERAGREGARRDTAPAATAATAGPDAGEPAVRVTLRTLPRTADVALERDALMGILQYGHVVDAAELDAALALPMRTPALDAVRQAVAAQPDRTRIGWASTAAESTREPYRSLAVELLTADFPALTEAEAAASTRSLARRLRVRAVDAEKNELLGAIQRVPADSEEGRAVRVALRDLDARRRTLTEEPA; from the coding sequence ATGGCCCGCATCCGGCAGGCCGATGTCGACGAGGTGAAGGCGCGCACCAACATCGGCGACATCATCGGCGAGCGGGTGGCGCTGAAGTCGGCGGGCGTGGGGTCGCTGAAAGGGCTGTGTCCCTTCCACGACGAGCGCAGCCCCAGCTTCCACGTCCGACCGCAGGTCGGCTACTACCACTGCTTCGGATGCGGCGAGTCGGGCGACGTGTACTCGTTCCTGCGCGCCATGGACCATCTGACCTTCACCGAGGCCGTCGAACGCCTCGCCGGTCGCATCGGCTACGCGCTGCACTACGAGGACGGCGGCGCGGCTCCGGAGACGAGCGGACGCACGCGGCTGTACCAGGCGAACGCGGCAGCTGCGGACTGGTTCCGCGCGCAGCTGTCGAGCCCCGAGGCCGACGCAGGGCGCCGCTTCCTGGGGGAGCGCGGCTTCGACGCGGGTGCCGCCGCGCACTTCGGCGTCGGCTACGCGCCGAAGGGCTGGGACGGGCTGCGTGACGCGCTGCGGGCGCAGGGGTTCAGCGACGAGGAGCTGTCGGCGGCGGGTCTCGTCTCGCAGGGGCAGCGCGGCGTGTACGACCGCTTCCGCGGACGGGTGGTCTGGCCCATCCGCGACGTCACCGGGCAGACGATCGGGTTCGGGGCGCGCCGGCTCTACGACGACGACAAGGGACCGAAGTACCTCAACACCCCCGAGACGACGATCTACAAGAAGGCGCAGGTGCTGTACGGCCTCGACCTGGCCAAGAAGGACGTCTCCCGTTCGCACCGCGTCGTCGTCGTCGAGGGGTACACCGACGTCATGGCCTGCCACCTCGCCGGCGTGACGACGGCTGTCGCGACCTGTGGCACGGCGTTCGGCGCCGACCACATCACGGTGCTCCGCCGCGTGATGGGCGACGACTCCACTGCCGGCGAAGTCGTGTTCACCTTCGATCCCGACGCCGCCGGGCAGAAGGCGGCGCTGCGCGCCTTCGCCGACGCGAAGCGCTTCAACGCGCAGACCTACGTCGCGACCGGCCCGGAGGGCCTGGATCCCTGCGACCTGCGCCTGGAACGCGGTGACGCGGCGGTACGGGGCATGCTCGATCGCAAGGTGCCGATGTTCGAGTTCGTCATCGATCAGCGCCTGGCCGGGTTCGACCTGGCCAGCGTCGAGGGCAGGGTCGGGGCGCTGCGGGCGGCGGCACCCGTCGTCGCGGAACTGCGCGATCCGCTGCTGCAGCCGGAGTACGTGCGCGTGCTCGCGCGCCGCCTCGGGATGGACACGGAGTCGGTGCGACGCGAAGTCGAGCGCGCAGGGCGGGAGGGTGCCCGCCGCGACACCGCGCCGGCGGCGACGGCAGCGACGGCTGGCCCGGATGCCGGTGAGCCCGCCGTCCGTGTCACCCTGCGCACGCTGCCGCGCACCGCCGACGTCGCGCTGGAACGCGACGCGCTGATGGGCATTCTGCAGTACGGTCATGTCGTCGACGCGGCCGAACTCGATGCCGCCCTCGCATTGCCGATGCGCACGCCGGCGCTGGATGCGGTGCGCCAGGCTGTCGCGGCGCAGCCGGATCGCACCCGCATCGGGTGGGCGTCGACGGCGGCCGAGTCCACGCGCGAGCCGTACCGGTCGCTGGCGGTGGAACTGCTCACGGCGGATTTCCCCGCCCTCACCGAGGCCGAGGCCGCCGCCTCGACGCGCTCGCTCGCGCGGCGCCTGCGCGTGCGCGCGGTGGATGCCGAGAAGAACGAGCTGCTGGGCGCGATCCAGCGCGTGCCGGCCGATTCGGAGGAGGGCCGGGCGGTGCGCGTCGCCCTGCGCGATCTCGACGCGCGCCGCCGCACGCTCACGGAAGAGCCGGCGTAA
- a CDS encoding methylenetetrahydrofolate reductase C-terminal domain-containing protein, translating into MPADVRAARTACPKHMEYGPCGGVGFDGSCEIDEALRCPFVDGAAIAWHGVVAETGGGPSRGADPLPDPTPSPGAARVRDLLATRRIVVADFPARALDARSLAACVAAMSGPVDAVLSGDAGPARVQFAPSYRARLIADEGMLPFIGVNCRDRNRVALEGELAGLAHAGAGVVHCVTGDHTETGSRPDAKPVFDIDSTQLAALARAAGHLVSVGESPTTPPVGQRAARLREKEKAGADLCFVNHCGGAQPVARFIAEARALGSTSGFIPCIPIVLDEGSAHLLRTFTTLVLPPGYLDGILRAADPRAAGIVAAVELSRAMLALDGVVGIDLSGGAAPGREVEHARDLAEIARRLEDEL; encoded by the coding sequence TTGCCGGCTGACGTGCGCGCGGCGCGGACGGCGTGCCCCAAGCACATGGAGTACGGGCCCTGCGGCGGCGTGGGGTTCGACGGCTCCTGCGAGATCGACGAGGCGCTGCGCTGCCCGTTCGTCGATGGCGCCGCGATCGCCTGGCACGGAGTCGTCGCCGAGACAGGCGGCGGGCCCTCCCGCGGGGCCGATCCGCTCCCGGACCCCACGCCCTCCCCGGGAGCGGCACGCGTACGGGACCTCCTCGCGACACGGCGCATCGTCGTCGCAGACTTCCCCGCGCGCGCCCTCGACGCGCGTTCCCTCGCGGCGTGCGTGGCCGCGATGTCGGGCCCCGTCGACGCCGTACTGTCGGGCGATGCCGGCCCCGCGCGCGTGCAGTTCGCACCGAGCTACCGCGCCCGGCTCATCGCCGATGAGGGCATGCTGCCGTTCATCGGCGTCAACTGCCGGGACCGCAACCGCGTCGCGCTCGAGGGCGAGCTGGCGGGCCTCGCCCACGCGGGCGCCGGCGTCGTGCACTGCGTGACCGGCGACCACACCGAGACCGGCTCGCGCCCCGACGCGAAGCCCGTGTTCGACATCGACTCCACGCAGCTGGCCGCGCTCGCCCGCGCCGCGGGACATCTGGTGTCGGTCGGCGAGTCGCCCACGACCCCGCCGGTCGGGCAGCGCGCGGCGCGACTGCGCGAGAAGGAGAAGGCCGGCGCCGACCTCTGCTTCGTCAACCACTGCGGGGGCGCGCAGCCGGTCGCGCGGTTCATCGCCGAAGCGCGTGCGCTCGGCTCGACGTCGGGCTTCATCCCCTGCATCCCGATCGTGCTCGACGAGGGCTCGGCCCACCTGCTGCGCACCTTCACGACGCTCGTGCTGCCGCCGGGCTACCTCGACGGCATCCTGCGTGCCGCCGACCCGCGCGCAGCGGGCATCGTCGCCGCCGTCGAGCTGTCGCGCGCGATGCTCGCCCTCGACGGCGTCGTCGGGATCGACCTGTCCGGCGGTGCGGCACCCGGGCGCGAAGTGGAGCACGCACGCGACCTCGCCGAGATCGCACGACGACTGGAGGACGAGCTGTGA
- a CDS encoding pyridoxamine 5'-phosphate oxidase family protein, producing MSTPVTIEPDEWAEIPDDPTALLERWLPGNDDPQRPLMTLATLDEDGAPDARSLLLSEWDADGFYWHTDSRSRKIAQVTRRPAVALCVPLLGIPSPDVRHQLVVQGRAEPASDLEQRRAYAARPPYLQQLAWQNTPGFAALPQHERVSAWRKFADARPDALTPPATWVGYLVRPDRLTFWFGSADTASRRLEYTRRGEGWERRILAG from the coding sequence GTGAGCACGCCCGTGACGATCGAGCCCGACGAGTGGGCCGAGATCCCCGACGACCCGACGGCGCTGCTCGAGCGCTGGCTCCCGGGCAACGACGATCCCCAGCGGCCCCTCATGACGCTCGCCACACTGGACGAGGACGGGGCTCCGGATGCCCGGTCGCTGCTGCTGTCGGAGTGGGATGCCGACGGCTTCTACTGGCACACGGACTCCCGCTCGCGGAAGATCGCCCAGGTGACGCGGCGACCCGCCGTTGCGCTGTGCGTGCCCCTGCTCGGCATCCCGTCCCCCGACGTGCGGCACCAGCTCGTCGTCCAGGGGCGCGCCGAACCGGCATCCGACCTCGAGCAGCGACGCGCCTACGCGGCGCGTCCGCCGTACCTGCAGCAGCTGGCCTGGCAGAACACCCCCGGGTTCGCGGCGCTGCCGCAGCACGAGCGGGTGTCAGCCTGGCGGAAGTTCGCCGACGCGCGCCCGGACGCTCTGACGCCGCCGGCCACGTGGGTCGGGTATCTCGTGCGCCCGGACCGCCTGACCTTCTGGTTCGGCAGCGCCGACACGGCCAGCCGGCGGCTGGAGTACACGCGCCGCGGTGAGGGATGGGAGCGTCGGATCCTTGCCGGCTGA
- a CDS encoding DMT family transporter yields the protein MDAAPSLDDVADQLVGVFADPGILIGIPLALLGAVFMSFGAQYQHRGVQKVERLTATDGGAGLTGGQLWNLLRRPSWVVGTVMLGLAIVCQLSALSFAPLILVQPLGAISLVITTLLNARISGHRPTRRSLSAIALCVAGIFVFVTIAALYATETPISDGQLITVLVILLVVAIVLTSTWLWLRSRVGALFYIVAAGIMYGFVATLAKVVISRIQTGDFEWLTVVCVVGLIAGTAIGAYFVQTAYSSGPPDLVIAGLTVIDPIVAIVIGLAVLREAEHAPWGAYVGFVIAGALAIAGVFQLARYHPQVVSDSQEIPITRGSGGAPGGAPPKNGSVRITEAVAKVWPEPPIRDKDDPAAR from the coding sequence GTGGATGCCGCCCCCTCGCTCGACGACGTCGCCGACCAGCTGGTCGGCGTGTTCGCTGACCCCGGCATCCTCATCGGCATTCCGCTGGCGCTGCTGGGCGCAGTCTTCATGTCGTTCGGCGCGCAGTACCAGCACCGCGGTGTACAGAAAGTCGAGCGGCTCACCGCCACCGACGGCGGCGCGGGCCTCACCGGCGGCCAGCTGTGGAACCTGCTGCGGCGGCCGTCATGGGTGGTCGGCACCGTCATGCTGGGTCTGGCGATCGTCTGCCAGCTGTCTGCGCTGTCGTTCGCTCCGCTCATCCTCGTCCAGCCCCTGGGGGCGATCTCGCTCGTCATCACGACGCTGCTGAACGCCCGCATCAGCGGCCACCGGCCCACCCGACGCTCGCTGAGCGCGATCGCGCTGTGCGTGGCGGGCATTTTCGTGTTCGTGACGATCGCCGCGCTCTACGCCACCGAGACGCCGATCAGCGACGGCCAGCTCATCACCGTGCTGGTCATCCTGCTCGTCGTGGCGATCGTGCTGACGTCGACCTGGCTGTGGCTGCGGTCCCGCGTGGGCGCCCTGTTCTACATCGTCGCCGCCGGCATCATGTACGGCTTCGTAGCGACCCTCGCGAAGGTCGTGATCAGCCGCATCCAGACCGGTGACTTCGAGTGGCTCACCGTCGTCTGCGTCGTCGGTCTCATCGCCGGCACCGCGATCGGCGCCTACTTCGTGCAGACGGCGTATTCGTCGGGGCCGCCCGATCTCGTGATCGCCGGCCTCACGGTGATCGACCCCATCGTCGCGATCGTCATCGGGCTGGCGGTGCTGCGCGAGGCCGAGCACGCCCCGTGGGGCGCGTACGTCGGCTTCGTCATCGCCGGCGCCCTCGCGATCGCCGGCGTCTTCCAGCTGGCGCGTTACCACCCGCAGGTGGTGAGCGACAGCCAGGAGATCCCGATCACACGCGGGAGCGGCGGCGCGCCGGGCGGCGCCCCACCCAAGAACGGATCGGTGCGGATCACCGAGGCGGTCGCGAAGGTGTGGCCCGAACCTCCGATCCGCGACAAGGACGACCCCGCCGCCCGGTAG
- a CDS encoding DUF4129 domain-containing protein, producing the protein MSTRAHRRAAVTAAVAGGGVGIALAFASAFTPPALITSIPTAEPREIDRPVVTESPGAAEMGPLPTLPPPSSGVDLSAVMNVLGALLAVAVGVIVILLAVRVARAVAARHAPPEIGDAVRESAVDADEVRDVLRRAREQIALEEDADLAVIRCWESLEALGAAAGAPRCDSDTAAEYVLGILTAFAVPADAATRLSGLYTRALFSAERLPSAAAAEAQADLARLEAALAARASTPAPAPGAAP; encoded by the coding sequence ATGAGCACGAGAGCGCACCGCCGCGCCGCCGTGACCGCCGCCGTGGCCGGCGGCGGGGTGGGCATCGCCCTCGCGTTCGCCAGCGCCTTCACCCCACCGGCGCTCATCACCTCCATCCCGACGGCGGAGCCGCGCGAGATCGACCGTCCCGTCGTGACCGAGAGCCCCGGCGCGGCCGAGATGGGACCGTTGCCGACGCTTCCGCCGCCGAGCTCCGGCGTCGACCTCAGCGCGGTGATGAACGTGCTGGGTGCTCTGCTCGCGGTCGCCGTCGGGGTCATCGTGATCCTCCTCGCGGTCCGCGTGGCACGCGCCGTCGCGGCCCGCCACGCTCCCCCGGAGATCGGCGACGCCGTGCGCGAGAGTGCCGTGGATGCCGACGAGGTGCGCGACGTGCTGCGGCGCGCCCGCGAGCAGATCGCGCTCGAGGAGGACGCCGATCTGGCGGTCATCCGCTGCTGGGAGTCGCTGGAAGCGCTCGGCGCGGCCGCCGGCGCGCCCCGGTGCGACAGCGACACGGCGGCGGAGTACGTCCTCGGCATCCTCACCGCCTTCGCCGTGCCCGCCGACGCGGCCACGCGGCTCTCCGGCCTCTACACGCGGGCACTGTTCTCCGCGGAGCGACTGCCCTCCGCCGCGGCCGCCGAAGCCCAGGCCGATCTGGCACGGCTGGAGGCGGCGCTCGCGGCCCGCGCGTCGACGCCCGCGCCGGCACCGGGGGCCGCGCCGTGA
- a CDS encoding ATP-binding cassette domain-containing protein encodes MPRRSATEFAVLCDDLSIARGGVRVVEGVSFRLSPGRALAVMGATGSGKSTLAALLAGGESDAIAIAGGDAQVAGIPIRKRGRAGRVRAYHTGYLAQGAGATLPARMTVGEVIGEPITSRDRRVNQRALAIRVAGLLDEFELPLGAAARYPYELSSGMRQRVALARALVLQPRVFVGDDPYANLDLEVRRTARDALVRRRDETGMAIVMVTNDADAVREIDADVLVLRAGRPVAYGHGTADLLWTPDGGTRIAS; translated from the coding sequence ATGCCCCGTCGCTCCGCAACAGAGTTCGCCGTGCTCTGCGACGATCTGTCGATCGCCCGAGGCGGCGTGCGTGTGGTCGAGGGCGTGAGCTTCCGCCTGTCGCCCGGCCGCGCCCTCGCCGTGATGGGCGCGACCGGGTCGGGCAAGTCGACGCTGGCGGCGCTGCTGGCCGGCGGGGAGAGCGACGCGATCGCCATCGCGGGCGGCGACGCCCAGGTCGCGGGCATCCCCATCCGCAAGCGCGGCAGGGCCGGCAGGGTACGGGCGTACCACACCGGATATCTGGCTCAGGGAGCGGGGGCGACGCTGCCCGCCCGGATGACCGTCGGCGAGGTCATCGGCGAGCCGATCACGAGCCGCGACCGTCGCGTCAACCAGCGCGCCCTGGCCATCCGCGTCGCGGGGCTGCTCGATGAGTTCGAGCTGCCGCTGGGAGCGGCCGCCCGCTATCCGTACGAGCTCAGCTCCGGCATGCGCCAGCGCGTCGCACTGGCCCGCGCCCTCGTGCTGCAGCCGCGGGTGTTCGTGGGGGACGACCCGTACGCCAACCTCGACCTCGAGGTGCGTCGCACCGCCCGTGACGCGCTCGTGCGACGGCGTGATGAGACCGGGATGGCGATCGTCATGGTCACCAACGACGCCGACGCGGTGCGGGAGATCGACGCCGACGTGCTGGTGCTGCGCGCCGGCAGACCCGTCGCCTACGGTCACGGCACGGCGGATCTGCTCTGGACGCCTGACGGCGGAACACGCATCGCCTCCTGA